In Cervus canadensis isolate Bull #8, Minnesota chromosome 6, ASM1932006v1, whole genome shotgun sequence, one DNA window encodes the following:
- the LOC122444265 gene encoding olfactory receptor 11H4-like, giving the protein MEICHSFAALKANKYTHVENCSSPVSKFILLGFPYTWEIRILCFSVFSGTYILTLIGNLCIICAVRCDHQLQTPMYILLANFSFLEIWFITSTVPNMLANFLSETNTISFSGCFLQFYFFFSMGTTETLFLSAMAFDRYLAICRPLHYPTVMTVQRCIRLGACCCLCGFLYFLLPIYLISQLPFCCLNKIDHFLCDPGPLIKLSCVPAPVTEIICAIYNSVLIFSTLLFITSSYTLVIRAVFRVPSAEGRHKAFSTCGSHLSVVSLFYGSIMVVYVSPTAGNPAGIQKYVTLFYSVLTPLFNPLIYSLRNKEMKEALRKLFKTVRFRQRPGRNL; this is encoded by the coding sequence ATGGAAATCTGTCATTCTTTTGCAGCTTTGAAAGCAAATAAGTATACCCATGTAGAGAATTGCTCTAGCCCTGTGAGTAAATTCATCCTTTTAGGCTTCCCTTATACTTGGGAAATTCGGATCctctgtttctcagttttttctGGCACATATATTCTGACACTCATTGGAAATCTGTGCATTATCTGTGCTGTGAGGTGCGACCATCAACTGCAAACTCCAATGTACATCTTGCTGGCCAATTTTTCCTTCCTGGAGATCTGGTTTATCACCTCCACTGTCCCTAATATGCTAGCCAACTTTCTTTCTGAGACCAacaccatctccttctctggaTGTTTCCTCCAGTTCTACTTCTTCTTCTCCATGGGCACCACTGAGACCCTCTTCTTGTCTGCCATGGCCTTTGACAGGTACCTTGCCATCTGCAGGCCCCTTCACTACCCCACTGTCATGACGGTGCAACGCTGCATCAGATTAGGAGCCTGCTGCTGTCTGTGTGGCTTCTTGTACTTCCTCTTGCCTATATATCTAATCTCTCAACTCCCCTTTTGTTGTCTCAATAAAATTGATCACTTCCTATGTGACCCAGGACCCCTTATAAAGCTGTCTTGTGTGCCAGCTCCTGTCACTGAGATCATCTGTGCCATCTACAATTCAGTCCTCATTTTCTCCACCTTACTCTTCATTACCAGCTCCTACACCCTGGTGATCAGAGCTGTGTTTAGGGTCCCCTCAGCAGAAGGCCGGCATAAGGCTTTCTCTACCTGTGGCTCCCATCTGTCTGTAGTGTCTCTGTTCTATGGCTCTATTATGGTCGTATATGTGAGCCCAACGGCAGGCAATCCAGCCGGGATTCAGAAATATGTGACTTTGTTTTATTCTGTGTTAACTCCACTGTTCAACCCCTTGATCTATAGTCTCCGGAATAAAGAGATGAAGGAGGCTCTGAGGAAATTATTTAAGACTGTGAGATTTAGGCAGAGGCCTGGCAGAAATCTTTGA
- the LOC122444067 gene encoding olfactory receptor 4K15 isoform X1 yields MLSTLIDICFSHIQVTKEKSFPKSMNETNHSRVTEFVLLGLSNSQELQPFLFLIFSLLYLAILLGNFLIILTVSSDSRLHTPMYFLLANLSFIDICVASFATPKMIADFLVERKTISFNACLAQIFFVHLFTGSEMVILVSMAYDRYVAICKPLHYMTVMSRHVCIVLVLISWCVGFIHTTSQLAFTVHLPFCGPNQVDSFFYDLPLVTKLACIDTYVVSLLIVADSGFLSLSSFLLLVLSYTVILITVRSRSSASMAKARSTLTAHITVVTLFFGPCIFIYVWPFSGYSVDKVLAVFYTIFTPILNPVIYTLRNKEMKAAMSKLRSRYLKSGQVLRS; encoded by the coding sequence ATGCTCAGTACACTGATTGATATCTGTTTCTCTCACATTCAGGTGACTAAAGAGAAGTCCTTTCCAAAGTCAATGAATGAGACAAATCATTCTCGGGTGACTGAATTTGTGTTGCTGGGACTGTCTAATTCCCAGGAGCTCCAACCTTTcttgtttctcatattttcactGCTCTACCTAGCAATACTGCTGGGCAATTTTCTCATCATCCTCACTGTGAGCTCAGATTCCCGCCTTCATACCCCTATGTACTTTCTGCTCGCAAACCTCTCTTTTATAGATATATGTGTTGCCTCCTTTGCCACCCCCAAAATGATTGCAGACTTTTTGGTTGAACGCAAGACTATATCTTTCAATGCTTGTCTGGCCCAAAttttttttgttcatcttttcactGGCAGTGAGATGGTGATTCTTGTATCCATGGCTTATGATCGTTACGTTGCTATATGCAAACCTCTTCACTATATGACAGTCATGAGCCGCCATGTATGTATTGTTCTTGTACTCATCTCCTGGTGTGTGGGTTTCATCCATACTACTAGCCAACTGGCTTTTACTGTCCACTTGCCTTTTTGTGGGCCTAATCAAGTGGATAGCTTTTTCTATGACCTCCCTCTGGTGACTAAGTTGGCCTGCATCGACACTTATGTTGTCAGCCTACTAATAGTTGCAGACAGTGGCTTTCTTTCTTTGAGTTCCTTCCTCCTGTTGGTTCTTTCCTACACTGTGATACTCATCACAGTTAGGAGCCGCTCCTCTGCTAGCATGGCCAAGGCCCGCTCCACACTGACTGCTCACATCACTGTGGTCACACTCTTCTTCGGACCGTGCATCTTCATCTACGTGTGGCCCTTTAGTGGTTATTCCGTTGACAAAGTCCTTGCAGTGTTCTACACCATCTTTACTCCCATTTTAAACCCAGTTATCTATACTCtaaggaataaagaaatgaaggcaGCCATGTCAAAACTGAGGAGTCGCTATCTGAAGTCTGGCCAGGTTCTGCGGTCATAA
- the LOC122444136 gene encoding olfactory receptor 4Q2, translating to MDENQTKVVREFILAGFSQTQSIETGLFVLFLLFYVSTWVGNVLIMITVVYDNHLNSSPMYFLLGNLSFLDLCYSTVTTPKLLADFLDNEKLIPYDQCIVQLFFLHIVGAAEMFLLTVMAYDRYAAICRPLHYTTVMSRGLCCVLVAASWMGGFVHSTVQTILTVRLPFCGPNQVDNFFCDVPPVIKLACADTFVIELLMVSNSGLISTSSFVVLVSSYATILVRIRSKEGRQKALSTCGSHLMVVTLFFGPCIFIYARPFSTFSVDKMVSVLYNVITPMLNPLIYTLRNKEVKSAMRKLWDRSGLTWKKQET from the coding sequence ATGGATGAAAACCAAACAAAGGTAGTGAGAGAATTTATCCTGGCAGGTTTCTCACAGACACAATCTATTGAAACAGGACTATTTGTACTATTTCTTCTCTTCTATGTGTCCACTTGGGTAGGAAATGTCCTTATCATGATCACAGTAGTCTATGATAACCATCTGAATTCATCACCCATGTATTTCCTTCTTGGCAACCTCTCTTTCCTCGATCTATGTTATTCAACAGTAACTACCCCTAAGCTTCTGGCCGACTTTCTTGATAACGAAAAGCTCATTCCCTATGACCAATGCATTGTGCAGCTCTTCTTCCTGCATATTGTAGGGGCAGCAGAGATGTTCCTGCTCACAGTGATGGCCTATGATCGCTATGCTGCCATTTGTCGCCCCCTGCACTATACCACTGTCATGAGCCGAGGATTATGCTGTGTGTTGGTAGCTGCCTCCTGGATGGGAGGATTTGTACACTCTACTGTTCAGACAATTCTCACTGTCCGTCTGCCCTTTTGTGGGCCAAATCAGGTGGACAACTTCTTTTGTGATGTTCCCCCTGTCATCAAACTTGCCTGTGCAGACACTTTTGTCATTGAATTGCTAATGGTATCTAACAGTGGGCTGATTTCTACGAGCTCCTTTGTAGTGCTGGTTTCTTCCTATGCCACCATCCTAGTCAGGATTCGCTCCAAGGAAGGAAGGCAAAAGGCACTCTCAACCTGTGGCTCTCACCTGATGGTGGTAACACTCTTCTTTGGACCCTGCATTTTCATCTATGCTCGTCCCTTCTCCACTTTTTCTGTGGACAAGATGGTGTCTGTACTCTACAATGTTATTACTCCCATGCTGAACCCCCTCATCTATACACTTCGGAACAAAGAGGTCAAGTCAGCCATGCGAAAGCTGTGGGATAGAAGTGGACTTACTTGgaaaaagcaggagacataa
- the LOC122444067 gene encoding olfactory receptor 4K15 isoform X2, protein MNETNHSRVTEFVLLGLSNSQELQPFLFLIFSLLYLAILLGNFLIILTVSSDSRLHTPMYFLLANLSFIDICVASFATPKMIADFLVERKTISFNACLAQIFFVHLFTGSEMVILVSMAYDRYVAICKPLHYMTVMSRHVCIVLVLISWCVGFIHTTSQLAFTVHLPFCGPNQVDSFFYDLPLVTKLACIDTYVVSLLIVADSGFLSLSSFLLLVLSYTVILITVRSRSSASMAKARSTLTAHITVVTLFFGPCIFIYVWPFSGYSVDKVLAVFYTIFTPILNPVIYTLRNKEMKAAMSKLRNHYPRPQKGSDL, encoded by the exons ATGAATGAGACAAATCATTCTCGGGTGACTGAATTTGTGTTGCTGGGACTGTCTAATTCCCAGGAGCTCCAACCTTTcttgtttctcatattttcactGCTCTACCTAGCAATACTGCTGGGCAATTTTCTCATCATCCTCACTGTGAGCTCAGATTCCCGCCTTCATACCCCTATGTACTTTCTGCTCGCAAACCTCTCTTTTATAGATATATGTGTTGCCTCCTTTGCCACCCCCAAAATGATTGCAGACTTTTTGGTTGAACGCAAGACTATATCTTTCAATGCTTGTCTGGCCCAAAttttttttgttcatcttttcactGGCAGTGAGATGGTGATTCTTGTATCCATGGCTTATGATCGTTACGTTGCTATATGCAAACCTCTTCACTATATGACAGTCATGAGCCGCCATGTATGTATTGTTCTTGTACTCATCTCCTGGTGTGTGGGTTTCATCCATACTACTAGCCAACTGGCTTTTACTGTCCACTTGCCTTTTTGTGGGCCTAATCAAGTGGATAGCTTTTTCTATGACCTCCCTCTGGTGACTAAGTTGGCCTGCATCGACACTTATGTTGTCAGCCTACTAATAGTTGCAGACAGTGGCTTTCTTTCTTTGAGTTCCTTCCTCCTGTTGGTTCTTTCCTACACTGTGATACTCATCACAGTTAGGAGCCGCTCCTCTGCTAGCATGGCCAAGGCCCGCTCCACACTGACTGCTCACATCACTGTGGTCACACTCTTCTTCGGACCGTGCATCTTCATCTACGTGTGGCCCTTTAGTGGTTATTCCGTTGACAAAGTCCTTGCAGTGTTCTACACCATCTTTACTCCCATTTTAAACCCAGTTATCTATACTCtaaggaataaagaaatgaaggcaGCCATGTCAAAACTGAGGA ATCACTATCCAAGGCCTCAGAAAGGGTCTGATTTATGA
- the LOC122444068 gene encoding olfactory receptor 4K15-like — translation MNETNHSRVTEFVLLGLSSSQELQPFLFLIFSLLYLAILLGNFLIILTVSSDSRLHTPMYFLLANLSLIDICVASFATPKMIADFLVERKTISFEACLAQIFFVHLFAGGEMVLLVSMAYDRYVAICKPLHYTTIMNWRVCVTLVLIPWCVGFIHTTSQLAFTVNLPFCGPNQVDSFFCDLPLVTKLACTDTYVVSLLIVADSGLLSLSSFLLLVVSYTVILITVRSRSSDSTARARSTLTAHITVVTLFFGPCIFIYVWPFSGYSIDKVLAVFYTIFTPILNPVIYTLRNKEMKAAMSKLKRRYLKSGRVSAVIRNVLFLETK, via the coding sequence ATGAATGAGACAAATCATTCTCGGGTGACTGAATTTGTGTTGCTGGGTTTATCTAGTTCCCAGGAGCTCCAACCTTTcttgtttctcatattttcactGCTCTACCTAGCAATACTGCTGGGCAATTTTCTCATCATCCTCACTGTGAGCTCAGATTCCCGCCTTCATACCCCTATGTACTTTCTGCTCGCAAACCTCTCTCTTATAGATATATGTGTTGCCTCCTTTGCTACCCCCAAAATGATTGCAGACTTTCTGGTTGAGCGCAAGACTATTTCTTTTGAAGCCTGCCTGGCCCAGATTTTCTTTGTTCACCTATTTGCTGGTGGTGAAATGGTGCTCCTTGTATCCATGGCTTATGACCGTTACGTTGCTATATGTAAACCTCTCCACTACACGACAATCATGAACTGGCGTGTGTGTGTTACTCTGGTCCTCATTCCATGGTGTGTGGGTTTCATCCATACTACTAGCCAGCTGGCATTTACTGTTAACTTGCCTTTTTGTGGGCCTAATCAAGTGGATAGTTTTTTCTGTGACCTCCCTTTAGTGACCAAACTGGCCTGCACAGACACTTATGTTGTCAGCCTACTAATAGTTGCAGACAGTGGCCTTCTTTCTTTGAGTTCCTTCCTCCTGTTGGTTGTATCTTACACTGTGATACTCATCACAGTTAGGAGCCGCTCCTCTGATAGCACGGCCAGGGCCCGCTCCACGCTGACTGCTCACATCACTGTGGTCACACTCTTCTTCGGACCGTGCATCTTCATCTACGTGTGGCCCTTCAGCGGTTATTCAATTGACAAAGTCCTTGCAGTGTTCTACACCATTTTTACTCCCATTTTAAACCCAGTTATCTATACTCtaaggaataaagaaatgaaggcaGCTATGTCAAAACTGAAGAGGCGGTATCTAAAGTCTGGCCGGGTTTCTGCAGTCATAAGAAATGTTCTTTTCCTAGAAACAAAGTAA